Sequence from the Rhizobium sp. TH2 genome:
GCGATCAGTCGTCACCGGCAAAATGCGCGCTTGGCGCCGCGCTCTACGGTCTCGCCGAGACGATGTGGGGCGCTTACATGCCCTATGTCTGGCGCGATCTCGCGATGTTCTCGGGCTTGGTAATCCTCGCCGTCGTGGCGAGGCAGGAGCGGCGGGTTTAGTCCTTGTCGCGCCACCGCTCGAACGCGCTGGTATCCGTGTCCCTGGCACTCACCCAGTCGCCTTCGGACCCATCGACAAAATGCTCCTTCTTCCAGAAGGGCGCCGAGGTCTTGAGGTAGTCCATCACGAAATTGGCGGCGTCGAAGGCTGCCTGCCGGTGGGCGGAGGCTGCCAGCACGAGCACGATATTGTCGCCCGGCGCGATCTTGCCGAAGCGGTGGATCGCGGTCAGCCCAGTCACCGGCCAGCGGTCGATGGCGATCTCGCAGATGCGGCGGATTTCGCGTTCGGCCATCCCTGGATAATGTTCGAGTTCGAGAGCGGCGAGCCTGCCGCCCTCGTCGCGGCACAATCCGGTGAAGCTGACAACCGCGCCGATATCGCGCCGGCCCGAGGAGAGCAGGGCGCTTTCCCGGGCCAGGTCGAAATCCTCGGCCTGCACCCGGATGACGGGCTCGACCGTCGCCATCTCAGCCACCCGTCATCGGCGGGAAGATGCCGATCTCGCGCACGCCGGCAATCTTGTCGGTATGGTGGGCATGTTCCTGGTCGAGCGCCACGCGGATCACCCGGTCGTGCTCGAGCGCGATCTCGTATTCCTCGCCGAGCGTCTTGAGATGGTTGAGCAGGTCGCCGACCGTGATCACATCGGGCGGCAGGTCGATTTCCTCGTGGCCCTTGCCGATCCGTTCGCGCACCCAGGCGAAATAGACGAGCGACGCCCTCATTCGTCATCCACCACGTGCTTGATACCGGCGCGGAAATAGTCGTAGCCGGTATAGACGGTCAGAAGTGCTGCGACCCAGAGCAGAGTGAT
This genomic interval carries:
- a CDS encoding molybdenum cofactor biosynthesis protein MoaE, producing the protein MATVEPVIRVQAEDFDLARESALLSSGRRDIGAVVSFTGLCRDEGGRLAALELEHYPGMAEREIRRICEIAIDRWPVTGLTAIHRFGKIAPGDNIVLVLAASAHRQAAFDAANFVMDYLKTSAPFWKKEHFVDGSEGDWVSARDTDTSAFERWRDKD
- the moaD gene encoding molybdopterin converting factor subunit 1; this translates as MRASLVYFAWVRERIGKGHEEIDLPPDVITVGDLLNHLKTLGEEYEIALEHDRVIRVALDQEHAHHTDKIAGVREIGIFPPMTGG